In Vibrio lentus, a single genomic region encodes these proteins:
- the cpaB gene encoding Flp pilus assembly protein CpaB: protein MRSRLVLLVAIAALIVGALGVVDLLKSEPQPTTTAEVVEETNEEHVAVWMTTEPYEKGRAIDAQGVVKQQLPLSEALTLGVREDAQISFSPSILLNRSLSAGEVVLPEYQVTPGQPGYIDLLISEGMTLYPLKVSDKNLINDYIRPGTSIDILTVSSPNDNLAGNIDKPKRFRGVKASMFLKNVKVLNIGNDATGDSSITARAPSKEDGLTTVVIEVSPDELPKLALAQRTMHIEIYRSQTYTQPEFAEVRNIIDNYTGIAELRGNENNPREAL, encoded by the coding sequence ATGAGATCTCGACTGGTATTACTTGTTGCCATTGCTGCCTTAATAGTTGGCGCGCTAGGCGTTGTCGATTTGTTGAAGAGTGAACCTCAACCGACAACGACCGCTGAAGTGGTGGAAGAAACAAATGAAGAGCATGTTGCCGTTTGGATGACCACGGAACCTTATGAAAAAGGACGTGCGATCGATGCGCAAGGTGTCGTAAAACAACAACTCCCTCTTAGTGAAGCATTAACGCTTGGTGTCAGAGAAGACGCACAAATCAGCTTTTCGCCCTCTATTTTGCTCAATCGCAGCCTTAGCGCAGGTGAGGTTGTGCTACCTGAATATCAAGTGACGCCTGGCCAGCCCGGATACATCGACCTTTTGATCTCGGAAGGCATGACGTTATACCCACTTAAAGTCAGTGACAAAAACCTAATCAACGATTACATCCGCCCTGGAACGTCCATCGATATCCTCACTGTGAGTTCTCCAAACGATAACTTAGCTGGAAATATCGATAAGCCGAAGCGCTTTAGAGGGGTGAAGGCGTCAATGTTTCTTAAAAACGTCAAAGTACTCAACATTGGCAATGACGCAACTGGCGACAGTTCTATTACCGCTCGCGCTCCGAGTAAAGAGGATGGACTGACGACGGTGGTCATCGAAGTTAGCCCCGACGAGTTACCAAAACTTGCGCTAGCACAACGAACAATGCACATCGAAATTTACCGAAGCCAAACCTACACGCAACCCGAGTTCGCGGAGGTGCGCAATATTATCGATAATTATACAGGGATTGCTGAGTTACGTGGTAACGAGAACAACCCGAGAGAGGCTTTGTGA
- a CDS encoding type II and III secretion system protein family protein, giving the protein MMIHHRIKQVLFASILAPLIGLLSITNAFAADRSITLNDGQHIQLKSPIGQVFINNPDIVDYKIINDNTIVVFANAIGQSRLIVYGIDGDVLLSDRIIVDLDLTDIRRQLKFHFPDAKVKIQSVGEQVAVSGLVDSEATRDDIYRLVATLLGREKTEKWDKTVKLEFKSDNSNYEEPESMVFARNMTWEGIIERIEVATTQQVNVKISVAQVTESFGQTVGVDWSSVGSSVGEFVFDQFDAANLSTLITALGNDQIAEVLAEPNLTVLSGESASFLVGGEVPVIVSTNSNVNISFKEFGIKLDLTAKVLSQDRIRMQLAPEVSEVEGYVEAAGIKVPQLASRRAMTTVELADGDSFVLGGLMSSADLEKMQKIPFVGDIPVLGAAFRKATTERKRTELIIVATVNLVEPIKPKDIQLPYIKKTSTLARWLNIKWDGKSVTSSDATIRLLSQGGFIQ; this is encoded by the coding sequence ATGATGATTCACCATCGAATCAAACAAGTACTGTTTGCTTCCATTCTAGCGCCGCTGATTGGCTTACTTTCTATAACAAACGCTTTTGCCGCCGATCGCTCCATCACGCTCAACGATGGTCAGCACATCCAGTTAAAAAGTCCGATTGGCCAAGTGTTTATCAATAACCCTGACATCGTCGACTACAAAATAATCAACGACAACACGATAGTTGTGTTCGCCAATGCTATTGGGCAATCACGACTGATCGTCTATGGCATTGATGGTGATGTTCTGCTTTCAGACCGCATTATTGTTGATTTGGATTTAACGGATATTAGACGACAACTCAAATTTCATTTCCCTGATGCCAAAGTCAAGATTCAGTCTGTGGGAGAGCAAGTCGCCGTGAGTGGTCTTGTTGATTCCGAAGCGACTCGTGACGACATCTATCGTTTGGTTGCCACTCTGCTTGGACGAGAAAAAACAGAGAAATGGGACAAAACGGTGAAACTGGAGTTTAAGTCCGACAACTCAAATTATGAAGAGCCCGAAAGCATGGTGTTTGCCCGTAATATGACGTGGGAAGGGATCATCGAACGCATTGAAGTGGCGACGACTCAGCAAGTGAACGTCAAAATATCAGTAGCGCAAGTAACTGAATCATTTGGACAAACTGTTGGTGTTGATTGGAGCTCAGTGGGTTCAAGCGTTGGCGAATTTGTTTTCGACCAGTTCGACGCAGCAAACCTAAGTACGTTAATTACTGCACTAGGCAACGACCAAATCGCAGAGGTTCTGGCTGAACCTAACTTAACCGTGTTATCCGGTGAGTCTGCAAGTTTCCTTGTAGGCGGCGAAGTGCCCGTTATCGTGTCGACGAACAGCAACGTGAACATCTCTTTCAAAGAGTTCGGCATCAAACTCGATCTCACTGCGAAAGTGCTTAGCCAAGACAGAATCCGTATGCAATTAGCCCCGGAAGTAAGCGAAGTTGAAGGTTATGTAGAAGCGGCCGGAATCAAAGTCCCGCAACTGGCTTCTCGACGTGCGATGACCACCGTAGAGTTAGCCGATGGCGATAGCTTCGTTCTTGGTGGCTTGATGAGCAGTGCTGATTTGGAAAAAATGCAAAAAATCCCTTTTGTGGGCGATATACCAGTTCTAGGTGCCGCATTCCGCAAAGCGACCACAGAAAGAAAACGAACTGAATTGATCATCGTTGCCACCGTGAATCTTGTTGAACCAATTAAACCGAAAGACATTCAACTGCCTTACATCAAGAAGACTTCCACATTGGCGCGTTGGCTAAACATTAAGTGGGATGGTAAGTCGGTGACATCTTCCGATGCAACGATTCGTCTGTTGTCGCAAGGAGGGTTTATCCAATGA
- a CDS encoding AAA family ATPase: MFDLTKALTTKAKPVQTGTTGVAGCTLFYQSQECLDLVQEVFRFEGWNDPACVKAKAGLTKLTEQQSSHIVILELNESTNVVEDAKSFASKLPTHKGVVVIGKEDAISTLRSLKDMGFYYVFWPVNKQEFADFLNHVGKNLKTFSGVSQKRKAKRVAIVGSKGGVGASFLSTELSSLLSTQGSDTILVDHQYADTNLDVLLGLKDFKPRTIDEFTAPLHEMDEEGALSYLINARKNLRLLAIDGDMSQTDVLNYNQTLCDLLARNTNFIIEDFSGGVDFKVEPQLLVENFDVVVLVLDASVSSVRSAKRLYEKVSNLQLSLSSRTRVITVVNYHRPENAYVLQKPNLIKYLGANVDLEVDYCKALAHIIIDGKRGHKHDRHISRSMEQLVKLINGQPMDQKGMNSWLKKVRVK; encoded by the coding sequence ATGTTTGACCTGACTAAAGCATTAACAACAAAGGCCAAGCCAGTTCAGACCGGAACGACAGGTGTTGCCGGATGTACTTTGTTCTATCAATCTCAAGAGTGTTTAGACCTTGTTCAAGAAGTCTTTCGATTTGAAGGGTGGAATGATCCTGCATGCGTTAAAGCCAAAGCCGGCTTGACCAAGCTGACAGAACAACAAAGTAGCCACATTGTGATTCTAGAGCTTAATGAATCGACTAATGTGGTTGAAGACGCTAAATCCTTTGCCAGCAAACTACCCACGCATAAAGGGGTGGTTGTGATTGGTAAAGAGGATGCGATTTCTACGCTTCGTTCTCTCAAAGACATGGGTTTTTACTACGTGTTCTGGCCAGTGAATAAGCAGGAATTTGCTGACTTCTTGAACCACGTTGGTAAGAACCTGAAGACTTTCTCTGGTGTGAGCCAAAAACGTAAAGCGAAGCGAGTTGCGATTGTCGGTTCAAAAGGCGGCGTGGGTGCATCGTTTCTATCAACCGAGTTGAGCTCACTATTATCGACACAAGGTTCGGACACGATTCTCGTCGATCATCAATATGCGGATACCAACCTTGATGTCTTGCTCGGCCTAAAAGACTTTAAGCCGAGAACCATTGACGAGTTCACCGCACCATTGCATGAAATGGATGAAGAAGGGGCGTTGAGTTACTTAATCAATGCTCGCAAGAACTTACGTCTGTTGGCGATTGATGGCGACATGAGTCAAACCGATGTTCTTAATTACAACCAAACCTTGTGTGACCTGTTAGCGCGCAACACCAATTTCATTATTGAAGACTTTTCGGGTGGCGTGGATTTCAAAGTTGAACCTCAACTCTTGGTAGAAAACTTTGATGTGGTTGTGTTGGTGTTGGATGCGTCAGTGTCTTCAGTAAGAAGTGCAAAACGACTGTATGAAAAAGTCTCCAACTTACAGCTTTCGCTATCGTCGCGTACTCGTGTGATTACCGTGGTGAACTACCATCGTCCGGAAAATGCCTACGTCTTACAAAAGCCCAACCTGATTAAGTATTTAGGCGCCAATGTTGACCTCGAAGTCGATTATTGCAAAGCGTTAGCGCACATCATTATCGATGGTAAACGCGGCCATAAGCATGACCGTCACATAAGCCGTTCTATGGAGCAACTAGTGAAGCTGATCAATGGTCAGCCGATGGACCAGAAGGGCATGAACTCTTGGTTGAAAAAGGTGCGTGTTAAATGA
- a CDS encoding CpaF family protein: MSSNKDLYLAFRGQIFEALDAEAVQKMSRRDLESQIQAAVDLLANSYQRPITSMMKSGLVKSLIDELFGLGPLQPLVEDQSISDIMVNGPNNIFFERHGKVKKSEVSFVNEEQLLAIAKRIASRVGRRVDELSPTVDARLEDGSRVNIVIPPISLDGTSISIRKFREQNIGFEDLIGFGSMSPDMARVLMIASRCRINVLISGGTGSGKTTLLNALSQYIAEDERIVTIEDAAELRLQQPNLVRLETRTSSVEQTGAVTQRELVINALRMRPDRIILGECRGSEAFEMLQAMNTGHDGSMSTLHANTPRDAIARVESMVMMANLNQPLDAIRRTIVSAVQMIVQVNRLRDGSRKITSISEIVGLEGDSVVMEEIYRFRYDDAHYGETVKGEFVTDGIMQRSELVKKAQFFGLYEELKASFKGA; the protein is encoded by the coding sequence ATGAGTTCTAACAAAGACTTATACCTCGCGTTTCGTGGGCAGATCTTTGAAGCCCTAGATGCAGAAGCGGTTCAGAAAATGAGCCGTCGAGACCTTGAATCGCAAATACAAGCAGCGGTTGATTTGTTGGCGAATAGCTACCAAAGACCGATTACCTCGATGATGAAGTCAGGCTTGGTGAAAAGCCTGATTGATGAACTGTTTGGCTTGGGGCCTTTACAGCCCTTGGTCGAAGATCAGTCCATTTCCGACATTATGGTCAACGGACCCAACAACATCTTTTTCGAACGACACGGCAAGGTGAAAAAGTCCGAAGTCTCGTTTGTGAATGAAGAACAGTTGTTAGCCATTGCTAAGCGTATTGCCTCACGTGTCGGAAGACGTGTCGATGAACTTTCGCCGACGGTCGACGCCAGGTTAGAAGACGGCAGCCGTGTGAACATCGTGATTCCTCCCATTTCGTTGGATGGTACTTCGATCTCTATTCGTAAGTTCAGAGAGCAGAATATCGGCTTTGAAGATTTGATTGGCTTCGGGTCTATGTCTCCAGACATGGCGCGAGTGCTGATGATCGCTTCGCGCTGCCGCATCAATGTGTTGATTTCTGGCGGTACAGGTTCAGGTAAAACGACATTGCTTAACGCGTTATCTCAATACATTGCCGAAGATGAACGTATTGTCACCATTGAAGATGCGGCTGAACTGCGCCTGCAACAACCCAATTTAGTTCGACTCGAAACACGTACCTCGAGTGTTGAACAAACTGGAGCAGTGACTCAGCGTGAGTTAGTGATCAATGCGCTTCGTATGCGTCCAGACCGCATTATTCTCGGTGAGTGTCGTGGCTCCGAAGCGTTTGAAATGCTGCAAGCGATGAACACCGGACACGATGGGTCTATGTCTACATTGCACGCCAACACGCCGCGTGATGCGATTGCTCGTGTTGAATCGATGGTGATGATGGCGAACCTAAATCAGCCTCTTGACGCGATCAGAAGAACGATCGTGAGTGCCGTGCAAATGATTGTTCAGGTTAACAGGTTGCGGGATGGGTCTCGTAAGATCACAAGCATTTCGGAAATCGTCGGCCTAGAAGGCGACAGCGTGGTGATGGAAGAGATTTATCGTTTTCGTTATGACGACGCGCATTATGGAGAAACCGTTAAAGGTGAGTTTGTTACCGACGGCATTATGCAGCGATCTGAGCTTGTGAAAAAAGCGCAATTCTTCGGGCTCTACGAAGAGCTGAAAGCATCGTTTAAGGGGGCCTAG
- a CDS encoding type II secretion system F family protein — translation MLWLSLILFAFVLLLIRDSKVKKVNQFFNIEEVEAENFNAINVKSLVRKQNWQKLKESVSPTLMVLGPRSSLYIALYITGSIIASWYIVVELLSITNTWFVLGSSMVFTLCGYRFLVTRRRREFENTFPDALNILMSAVTAGDSLMQAIGYVGDVMHNPIGREFKLMGDRLKLGESPEVVLKRSCKNYPYPEFLFFTVTIRANIARGGQLKGVLARLIRVLVDSRTLEKKKMAMTSEARISAKIVAAIPLIFMLILNYVNPDNVEFVLYDPEGRLVLFYVLGSELFGLFLVWLLVRGVRA, via the coding sequence ATGCTTTGGCTTTCGTTAATCCTCTTTGCGTTTGTGCTGCTTTTGATCCGAGATTCAAAGGTAAAAAAGGTCAATCAGTTTTTCAATATTGAAGAAGTAGAAGCTGAAAATTTCAATGCCATTAACGTCAAGTCATTGGTACGTAAGCAAAACTGGCAAAAACTCAAAGAGTCGGTGTCACCCACGTTGATGGTGTTAGGTCCACGCTCTTCTTTGTACATTGCGCTCTATATCACGGGCAGCATCATCGCATCTTGGTACATCGTTGTTGAGTTGTTATCAATCACCAATACGTGGTTTGTACTGGGTTCATCTATGGTGTTTACCCTTTGCGGTTATCGATTCCTGGTCACAAGAAGACGTCGAGAATTTGAGAATACGTTCCCTGATGCGCTGAACATTCTGATGAGTGCGGTAACGGCAGGTGACAGCTTAATGCAAGCTATCGGTTATGTTGGCGATGTGATGCATAACCCGATTGGTCGTGAATTTAAGCTAATGGGTGACCGACTGAAATTGGGTGAGTCACCAGAAGTGGTGCTTAAACGATCGTGCAAAAACTATCCTTATCCGGAGTTTCTTTTCTTTACCGTGACGATCAGAGCGAATATCGCGCGAGGCGGCCAACTCAAGGGTGTGTTAGCACGGCTGATTAGAGTGCTGGTGGACTCTCGAACACTCGAGAAAAAGAAGATGGCGATGACTTCAGAAGCCCGAATCTCTGCCAAAATTGTTGCAGCGATCCCTTTGATTTTTATGCTCATTCTTAACTACGTCAATCCAGATAATGTGGAGTTTGTTCTCTACGACCCTGAGGGAAGGCTGGTACTGTTTTACGTATTGGGTAGTGAGCTTTTCGGTTTATTCCTTGTTTGGTTATTAGTGAGAGGAGTACGCGCATGA
- a CDS encoding type II secretion system F family protein produces the protein MMLLASLIVLFFSLLFLIVDSIRKEQRHKKVALYIGDHSARAPSRVNRFFVRFGKEHRQELEQKMIEAGYYNTDWAKFYFPAKLLVLALVSGLVLLGDMTPTNKLIVVIFSLIGVIVVPDTMLQMRRKMLISRTSAQLPYLLDMMSVCVQTGMTIEAALVYLGKELAEFDSDLCYQIKRTSDSAKIHGLEKALNDLSERIPTPPVRSFVLTIIQNLQYGTSVAQVLSDLAEDMRKVQILTVEEKVGKLSAKMSVPLILFIMFPIVILILAPSIMQMTLNI, from the coding sequence ATGATGTTACTGGCTTCCCTTATCGTTTTGTTTTTTTCGTTACTGTTTCTGATTGTCGATTCGATTCGTAAGGAGCAAAGACATAAGAAGGTTGCGCTCTATATCGGAGATCATTCTGCTCGTGCGCCGTCGCGCGTAAATCGCTTTTTTGTTCGTTTTGGCAAAGAACATCGACAAGAACTCGAGCAAAAAATGATTGAGGCGGGTTACTACAACACGGACTGGGCCAAATTCTATTTTCCGGCCAAGTTGTTGGTATTAGCGTTGGTTTCTGGCTTGGTGCTGTTAGGGGATATGACACCCACCAACAAACTGATCGTGGTTATTTTCTCGCTGATTGGCGTCATTGTCGTCCCAGATACAATGCTGCAAATGCGACGTAAGATGTTGATCAGTAGAACCTCAGCTCAACTGCCGTATCTGCTCGACATGATGTCGGTATGTGTTCAAACCGGTATGACGATTGAAGCGGCGCTGGTTTATTTGGGCAAAGAGCTTGCTGAATTCGATTCAGACCTTTGTTACCAAATTAAGCGCACATCCGATTCAGCGAAAATACACGGACTGGAAAAGGCGCTCAATGATCTGAGTGAACGTATTCCAACGCCTCCAGTACGAAGCTTTGTTCTGACCATCATTCAAAACCTGCAATACGGCACATCCGTGGCTCAGGTGCTAAGTGATCTCGCAGAGGACATGCGAAAAGTCCAAATTCTTACGGTTGAGGAAAAGGTCGGTAAGCTCTCCGCGAAGATGAGTGTCCCTTTGATCCTTTTCATCATGTTCCCGATCGTCATCTTGATTCTCGCGCCGAGCATCATGCAAATGACATTGAACATATAG